The genomic segment CCACCCCGAGATCTTCGCCGACGTCGAGTGGGGGACCGGAACCGTCGCGCTCTCGACCCGGGTTCGCGCCAGGGTGGCCGGGGTGCGTCTCGAACAGACCCTCCCCTGGCACGACGTCGACCTTCCCGCCGACCTCGACCGACTCGCCGCCGAGGTCGCCCGGGACCCCCTGCGGGCTCCGGCGACCGCCCGGGTGGTGGCGAGGCTTCCACGCAACCGATAGACGGTTGCGGAGATCGGGTGGTATAGTCCGACCGCGTCGCGGCGAGGATCGCAACCCACCGAGCGGCGCGCCCGAATCGGAATCCAGCCCGAATGAGAAACGACGGAGAGCTTATGTCGGAAGGTCGCACGCGCGGCCGCCGCGGAGGTTCGCGCCGGGGTCGGCGCGACGAGACGCGGGGCCCGATCGAGGAAGGTCTGCCGGTCGATCCCGCGGTGGAGGTCGAGGAGGGAGACGCCGAGCCTCCCGTCGAGCTCGCCGGGGAGGAGGGCGCCGCCCCCGCCGAAGGGGACGACACCCACGTCGACCTCAACTCGCTCTACAGGATGAACAACGTCCAGCTCGCCGCCGCGGGGCGCCGCCTGGGCGTCGAGAACGCCGCGGGCATGCGCAAGCAGGATCTCATCTTCGAGATCATGAAGGCGCAGAGCGAGCGGAGCGGGCTCGTCTTCGCCGAGGGCGTGCTCCAGGTGCTCCAGGACGGCTACGGCTTCCTGCGTCACCCCGACTACAACTACCTCCCCGGCCCCGACGACATCTACATCTCCCCGTCGCAGATCAAGCGGTTCGGCCTGATCACCGGCGATACCGTCTCCGGCCAGGTGCGCCCCCCGAAGGAGGACGAGAACTACTTCGCCCTCATCAAGGTGCTGGCGGTCAACTTCGACGACCCGGACCGGATCCGCGACCGGGTGCTCTTCGACAACCTGACGCCGCTCTACCCCGCCGAGAAGCTGCGCCTGGAGACCGGGACCGACGCGATCGCCGGCCGGGTCATGGACCTGCTGACCCCGATCGGCAAGGGCCAGCGCGGCCTCATCGTCGCCCCGCCGCGAACCGGCAAGACGATGCTCCTCCAGTCGATCGCCAACTCGATCACGAAGAACCACCCGGAGGTCTTCCTCATCGTGCTGCTCATCGACGAGCGCCCCGAAGAGGTCACCGACATGCAGCGCTCGGTGCAGGGGGAGGTCGTCGCCTCGACCTTCGACGAGCCCGCGCAGCAGCACGTGCACGTCGCCGAGATGGTGATCGAGAAGGCCAAGCGCCTGGTCGAGCACAAGAAGGACGTCGTGATCCTGCTCGACTCGATCACCCGTCTCGCGCGCGCCTACAACACCGTGCAGCCGCCGTCGGGGAAGGTCCTTTCGGGGGGCATCGACGCGAACGCCCTGCAGCGCCCGAAGCGTTTCTTCGGCGCGGCCCGCAACATCGAGGAGGGCGGCTCGCTGACGATCATGGCGACGGCGCTCATCGACACCGGCTCGCGCATGGACGACGTGATCTTCGAGGAGTTCAAGGGCACCGGCAACATGGAGCTGCACCTCGACCGGAAGCTCACCGACCGGCGCGTGTTCCCCTCGATCAACATCGAGGCGTCCGGAACCCGCAAGGAAGAGCTCCTGCTCGCCCGCGAGCAGCTCAACAAGGTTTG from the Candidatus Polarisedimenticolaceae bacterium genome contains:
- the rho gene encoding transcription termination factor Rho, which gives rise to MSEGRTRGRRGGSRRGRRDETRGPIEEGLPVDPAVEVEEGDAEPPVELAGEEGAAPAEGDDTHVDLNSLYRMNNVQLAAAGRRLGVENAAGMRKQDLIFEIMKAQSERSGLVFAEGVLQVLQDGYGFLRHPDYNYLPGPDDIYISPSQIKRFGLITGDTVSGQVRPPKEDENYFALIKVLAVNFDDPDRIRDRVLFDNLTPLYPAEKLRLETGTDAIAGRVMDLLTPIGKGQRGLIVAPPRTGKTMLLQSIANSITKNHPEVFLIVLLIDERPEEVTDMQRSVQGEVVASTFDEPAQQHVHVAEMVIEKAKRLVEHKKDVVILLDSITRLARAYNTVQPPSGKVLSGGIDANALQRPKRFFGAARNIEEGGSLTIMATALIDTGSRMDDVIFEEFKGTGNMELHLDRKLTDRRVFPSINIEASGTRKEELLLAREQLNKVWILRKILNQMSPVEAMELLIDKMGKSKSNEEFLMLMQGG